The Choloepus didactylus isolate mChoDid1 chromosome 13, mChoDid1.pri, whole genome shotgun sequence genome contains a region encoding:
- the LOC119507737 gene encoding uncharacterized protein KIAA1143-like, with amino-acid sequence MGLHESVLNQVSYVRPAEPTFLARFKERVGYREGPTVETKRIQPQLPDEDGDHSDKEDEQPQVVVLKKGDLSAEEVMKIKAEIKAAKADEEPAPADGRIMYRKPVKRPSDEKYSGLTASSKKKMANEDEINKDSVKKNSQKQIKNNSLLSFDNEDENE; translated from the coding sequence tACTGAACCAAGTGTCGTACGTGCGGCCCGCCGAGCCGACTTTCCTGGCTCGCTTCAAAGAAAGGGTCGGTTACAGGGAAGGACCCACTGTTGAAACCAAGAGAATCCAGCCTCAGCTCCCAGATGAAGATGGTGATCACAGCGACAAGGAAGATGAACAACCTCAAGTGGTGGTTTTGAAAAAGGGAGACCTATCAGCTGAAGAAGTCATGaaaattaaagcagagataaaggCTGCCAAAGCAGATGAAGAACCAGCTCCAGCTGATGGAAGAATCATGTATCGAAAACCAGTCAAGCGTCCCTCAGATGAAAAATATTCAGGTTTAACAGCAAgctcaaaaaagaaaatggcaaatgaagatgaaataaataagGACTCAGTTAAAAAGAActcacaaaagcaaataaaaaacaatagccTCCTTTCTTTTGAtaatgaagatgaaaatgaatAA